gacactctgtgctgcctgccaagctgagggtgggaggcagagggaccCTGAAGCCAAGACCCGGGGTAGCACAGGAGAGCTGAGCTTCCGCCCCCGGGCTGCTCCCCGCCCGCAGGGCaagagctggagcagcagcccgAGGGCcggtgatggagaggagggagcggtgcctagtggctagagcaggggaCCGTGGCGCAGGACTCTTGGGTTCCCTGCCTGACAGCGAGGCTGGGGAGGGCGCCTCCGGCTCCTGGCGTCCGCGCCCCCGACGGGATCCGGGGGGCCAGGCCCTGGCATTGGAGGAGCGTTACCGCGCCTGCCTGCTTCGATGCTGcgtctcccctgcctccccccagcccaggcagGAAGGCAAAgcgggggcaaggggagggcGCCGGCACCTTGAAGACTTTGACGAGGCAGCTGGCCGAGTGCAGGTGCTCCGCGGGCTCGCCGGCCTTGTAGGTGTCGATCTGGATGCGGAAGGGGACGCCTTTCTCCCCCCCGTTCTTGCGCAGCGTGAACTCGGTGCTGATGCAGTGAACCTGCCGGGAGTGGgagagagggtgagggggggctccccagctccgcctctccacccaccctgccccctggcccagggccccgccccccgcacagACCTGCACGAAGATGGACGTCCTCTTGCTGGGGTCCCAGAGGAACTCCACTgtgttcagcagggtggggtggatgCGCGGCTCCAGCACCCCGACGGACAGGGGCACGTCTGCAGGCGGGGCACAGAGGCATCAGGTAGGGGCCAGGGCCAtgcatccgggggggggggcagcaggtgcccagACACCAGGGGGATGGGCCCAGCAGAGGAGAAGGAGCTGAGTGGTCCAGGGGCAGGAgtctctgcccagccccacaggcaTCCTGCTGGCTGCCTCGCCCGTGCACCCAGGTCACAGAGCCCTCGGCCCCCCCAGTGAATTCAGCTTCCCAGCTCCAGTGGGAACATGAGGCCTCCCACGGCCCTGCAGCGAGAGGGTGGCAGAGCTGTGCTGTGCCCCCcgcctgctctgaccactggacCGTGCTTCCTCCCAAGGGTGAGAATAGGACCCACatccaggctcccagccctgtgcgCATCCTCGGCTTCTTCCCTCTCCACGGCCTTGGGGGGGCAGCCGGAGCTGGCCCAGGCCCAGCACGGGGGAGCCTGGGGTTCCCCTAAAACTCTCCGCTCATTGCCAGGCCTGGGATCCCATTTGTGGGGTGCCACGTGCCCCGCGGTGGAGGTAGGAGGGCACAGCCTGGCTTAGCACCGAGGTCCAGCTCGGGTTCCTTTTGCCCCGCGAGTCCCTTCTGGGCAGGGCCTCGCGTCCGGTTCCGATTCctctctgctccaggccccgGGGGGCTGTGACCCCGGGAGCAccggccccaccccccacttgGCCGTGCTACTCTTGGGTTCCTTGCCCACGGGGCTGGGACTCTCCCTGCggccgggctgggaggggcgCTGCGCCCCGAGTGTGTGATGGATCTTAGGGGTGTGGCCCTGGTACCCACCCCGCCCTCCTCACGCCCTGTCTCTTGGGTGCAGCGGGCCACCCCCGGGCTCACCAATGTCCAGGATGCGGTCGCCTGGGCGGTTCCACCTCCATCCCTCCAGCTGCTGGTGCTCCGTGTACTGCAGCCGCCGGTCATGGAACACCACCCTGGCCACGCTCTGCAGGAGAGAAGGGCACCGGGCGCGGTCTCAGGCCAGGGCTGCCCACACAGCCCCTGAGCTGGGGCTCCCCCGTTCTCCGCCCTCCCCTCACCTTCAGCAGCTTCCGGCCCTCGGCCACGTCGCCCAGCTTGGGACTGCACAGCATCCGGATCTCATAGGACTGGCCTGGAAGAGAGCGGGCGTGACCGCGGGGGCTGGCGCGGCCGGGCCGTGGGCAGAGTTCTCGGTGCCCTGCCGTGGGCAGCCCCTCGCCGGCTGGATCTGGGAGATCGCAACGTGGGCAGGGACCCGGGCGCTGCACggagccctcctctcccccccctcccccccccgctcacctTGGTTCAGGTAGGTGAGCGTCTCCTCGTGCTGCTTGGTGGCGGGcgaggtgggggtgcagagcacGGCCTGGAAGGCTGGGCCGGGCAGCTCGCCCGACGTCGAGATgttctgctcctcctgcttcaggAAGGGCGGCCCCAGGGACTCCCTgccgcagagcagagcagagcacggGACGGTGGGGGCAGCTTGCCCTGCGGGAAGGGGGTGACCCCTTCCCATCGCCCAACCCTGCACCGACGGGAGTGGAgttttcctgccccccttcccgcgctgagcacaggctgggagccaggatgctcCTCCCAGCTCCGCCCACCTGGGTACAGAAcgcctgggcctcagtttcccctcagcaGCATGATCCTGGGCCCACGTGCTAATGCTTCGccctggagggagcggggcgcTGGGGATTCTTTGGGGttaggaggccggggcaggactAGTTGGGCCCAACGGCAGggaagcagccccgcccccggaatgGTCTCTTGGGATGTCCAGCTGGGACAGCCAAGGAGGAATCCTGCCTGGGCGcagaggcgggggctgggggccagtgcTTGGAAACGCTGGGCAGGTGCCAGCATTAAGCCCGGGGGCAgtttcctcccagccaggggctaaaCAGAGGGTGGAGGTtgattgggggtgggggcggcCAGCCTGGCCTTTTAGCCCTGGGTTCGATCCCCGCTGGAAGCCTGCTGTTGGAATCTgaggcctccccaccccagggcccgGGGAACCCgaggcctccccaccccagggcctgcCGGACGCGGGGTCCCAGCCAGTCAGGCCGGTTGTCTCCCCTCAGGGCGCGTGTGGACCGTGTGAGGCAGCCCAGCACCGCCGGACCCGGCCAGCAAGCAACTCTAAGGTTTGATGGGAGGAGCGGAGACACCCCACCCGAGTGGCCTTCCCCCGGCCCGGGCGTGGAGCCTGCCCACTGCTTCGCCTGGGTCTCTTCCAAGCACCTCGCACCTGCAGAGAGCACGGACACGGGACTGCTCCCCGCCCTCGCTCACTTGCATTTCCgcagcccccaggccagcccccaccTCTCCTGTGCGCCCGtttcgcacccccccccccgccccatcagcCTGCACAGCCGCTGCCGTCACAGGCCAGGAGCGCCAGCAAAACTCAAGCTCCCCCTTTGgcggggggaaactgaggcacggaggcagtgcggggggaggggagcgaagAGGCCGCTTACCTGAGCAGGCTGCCGCCGGAGCAGGGGTACATCTCCCCGGGCCCGGGCCAGTAGTGCTCAGGCTGGCTGTGCCAAAACAGCATGGTGCGGGCGCGCGGCTGGATGGAGAGGGGCCCAGGTCTGAGCGCGGGGCGCTCCGGGGCAGCTGCTGTCCAGAGAGACGGCGCCTGCTCCTGGCACCTGCCTTTATGCCCTGGGCTCGCCGGGAGGGGAGGTGCGGGGGGGACGCGCTGAAGGGTTGGCCGGGGTCCAGCTGGCTCTGTGCAGGTGGACACACCCCggaggggcgggagcaggggagcagcgttaggaggcagcaaggcccGGGTGGGGCGTGGCAAGAACCCACGTAGGAAAGCGCAGCCGTGTCCAGCCATCCCTGGGGTTCTCCTTGCAGCCGctttgtgccctcccccccatgcctgcTTTGGAGGTGCAGGGAACAGGCGATCCCACGGCCAAGCCGCTAGCAGGGACAGGTGTCTCTAGCGGGGGGATTTGCCCCCCACAGGCTGTGCGGGGGCACTAGAGCCTCGGACACGCCATCGGCCCCCGGGCCTTGTGCCTGCCGGATGCTGCGGTTTGTAGCCCGTTCCCCCCTGGCCCTGGGTCATCAGGCAGCACATGCCTGGCAAAGCTGGGACGCAGACTGGCTCGCATGGGAACGGCCGGgttcccacctgctccctgcctAAACGGCTTTTCCTTGGGCTGTCTCCTCTCCGAGGCGCAGAGTCAGGACCGAACTTGACCTGGACCGGCCTGCGTCTGAAACCGACCGGGTGGAGTGGGGACGCCAGGCAGCGGCCCATGGGTCGGGGCAGGAGCAGCGACACCGACCCGAAACCTACGCGCGTTGCTGCCCGGGGCGGGTGTCTAGGCAGGCTGGGGCGGTCCAGCCTGGGGAGCGCTGGTGCCGACTGAGATCGGGGGGCAGAGGCGAAAGGGAGCGGGGGCTCCTTGGTGCGCAGCCAAAGCCGGCAGGGAGCTCTTGAAagagccgggcagggcgccgCTGTGCTAGGACCGGACCCGTAAGCGATGTTCGGCGCCTTTCCCCAGTGTCGGGGCGCGGGGGGTCCCGGAGCGCTGCTGCTCCTACCATCCCGGGGGGCGGACGCAGGAATCGGAGGTTATTTGACTCGGTCCTTGGCACTGGGGTGAGCTGCTGGGAGCCTCGGGCCAGACCTGGGAATCGCGGGGGGAAGGTTCTCGGCCCGGGCTCTCCAGGGGGACCCGAGGGGATCCTTGTGGGCACCGTCTAGCGGGGCCGCGTTCTGGGCTGCCGCGGGGCTTTtaccaccgcccccccccccaaagccgcCGGCTTTCAGCTCCGTGTGCGCTCCGGGGGCCCAGTTCCCAGCGCCACCAGCCCCCGGGGCCTCgtctcttcccaccctgggcAGGTGTCGCTGCGCCCGCAGccgtgggcctggcctggctggagctgtcGGGGGTTACATggcaaagtgggggggaggggttgaatgAGAGCCCAGGGTtgccccagggagggggctgggaagagccactgccccccccgcccccccgcagctgggggtggggcagggccggtttaCAGCAAACACTTTGCAGGGGTTTGTTGTGAAAACAGGCGGAGCCCGggctacccccccccctccccgccccgttaCGTGGCTGAGCTGGGGCAATGCCTGTCTCCCCCGGGGGCTGGGAGATGTggctggcccaggggctggggccggggaggggggagggggagcaggggcaggagtgtggggggagcaCCAGGCTAACGCCAAGCGGCGGTGGCTGCCTGCGGGAGCCTGGCGAGGGGAACGGGCGGGGCTGAGTTCCCCCTTGCgtccggccctgcacccccagccccgggaCAGTCTGCGGCCCTTTCGGCCCCTGCTGATGGTGAGAGCGGCCCTGtccgcctgccccccgccaccCTGCCCCACAAGTCTCCGATATGGGGGGATCCCAGAGCCAGGGAAACCAAATCTGGGGGCCCCTGTGCCAAGGTTTTCGGGGCCCCCCTTGGCACCGGCCAATGAGCCAGAGACCACTGatgagcccccggccccctccaTCGGATGCTTCGTCTTCGTCCTTTTCGTCCCAGGGATCCGTTCCAGCCAGCTGGGCGTGAGCTGGCTCCGGCGAGGCCCCGGCCctgttaaccccccccccctcccccggcccgcgCGGTGTTCATGCACAAACCCGGGGGCGTGTTGCCGGTTGGCTGGGGGCAAGCCGCCTGCTCCCCGCCTCTCCCCGCGCCCGTGTTTACACGACACAGCCCCCGCGGTAACACGCtgtcccagaaacccgcagaGACGCGCCTGTTTGGTGTCAAAATAGACGGCGCtcgctgaagggggggggggacaaaatcAGGAGGGTGCAGCTGGGGTGCGCTCTCTGGGGGGGCCAGAGGGACTTCGGGGGGCTGGAATCCATTGGGCTGATCCggtagagcagagggctgggggggggtacCTGGCTAATTGGCCCCATGCTGGTCCACTGCAGagcggcggggtggggggctggagggggcagcgCCTCCCATTGCAGTGACCCACCGGCCCTACCTGCTACTGTGGGGAGTCCTGTCTCCCCGGGAACCAGCTCCCCCGATGCCCAGGGCACTGAGGGGAGACGAAGCCCTGCACCGGGGCAGCTCGTGATCCAAGTTGGTGCAGGACAGCCCGGGCTGCGGCTCTCCTCTCTGAGACACGGCAGTGCAGGGCCCCTGACACAGCCACACATGGAGCAGAGGGGGGCTCAGTACAACTCCGTCCGCCCCCCACGtttccagggggcggggctcaagTAGCCCGGGCCCCGGACAGGGCCGACTCGGGGGAGAGGGCCTGCGCTCGGCTGTGCGCCAGCTGGAGGGCTCAGACCAGCCAGCGGCCCCCCAAGCAGAGAGGAgacccctcagccagctccccggaGGGCAGGGCGCGGAGCCGTAACAAGGGTGGGGCAAGTGGGGCCCTCGGCCCCGGGGCAGCACTTTTAGGGGCGCAAAATTAGAAGTTAGAAAGTTGAACTATTCGGTCATTTCTATCCGAACCGTCTAGTCGCCATCTCGGCACAAGCGCCGCGAACACAATTAAGACCAACAATTACGAATGTAtcattgggggggcggggggggcccagtTCAGTGGCTTGCCCCGGGTGCAGAACCCTTCGTTTCAGCTCCGGCAGGGCTGGCGGGTCGCaggctgtgagcagggcctgggcaggggggTCCCACTGGAGGTGGCCTGGAGGGCAGGGCGGTtgcaggggggcagtgggtggtGGATTTCCGCCGCCCACGCTGTGTGTCCCTCGATCACGGGGTGGCGCGGGGCTCggtggctctgagacccccccccgggTCCCAGGTCTCAGCCCATGGGGGGACGGGGGGTTCTCCACCCTGCTAAGGATCCCCCTGCGGGGGGTGGGGCTTGTCTTGGTGCCCCGGCTccttttcacaatcggggctgaCGACAGGCTTGCCAGGGATTGGAGCCCAGAATCCTGGGGGTGGGAGCCCAGAATCCTGGGGGTCAggccccctcgctgccccccccccgtggcagCAACCAGGAGGGAGTTGCCAGTGCTCCCCAtagcccaccccacccctgcccagaccattggctccttctcctccagcatggggggggggtgtcttcagctctctcccccacagctctagccctcctgccctgctcccttccccccacttctcctTTGCCAACCACAGGCCAGGTCCCCCCTCTCCCGTCCCCTGCAGAGTTGGTTCTGCCCACTTCAAACATGGGTGGGggcatctcccttcccccacagccccacctctAAGCCTCCCTGCCCCTAGCTAGGGGTTGGGCCCAGAAGGGCAGCAGatctcactcctccccccccccccccccgcaatgttTGCTGTACACAAGCCCTGTTTCCAGTAAACACGAGCCCTAGCCATGATCTGGGGGGAGGGTTCTGGGTTCCCTGCATCCTTCAGGGGAGGCCTGCACAGctggaagcccccccccccccaggaagggaGAGAATGCAGCTGAGGCCGGCGCACTTGTCTCccccaaagcagccagactgACAGTCCCCTGCCCCACAAGCAGGGAGTAGCCATAGAGGTGAGCCAGGCAGGGGCCGGGTGTGCAtggggggcagcctggagccaggcaggggctgggtgtgcgtggggggcagcctggagccagtcAGGGGCTGGGTGTGCGtggggggcagcctggagccaggcagggtgtgtgtgtgcgtggggggcagcctggagccaggcagggtgtgtgtgtgcgtggggggcagcctggagccaggcaggggctgggtgtgcgtggggggcagcctggagccaggcagggtgtgtgtgtgcgtggggggcagcctggagccaggcaggggctgggtgtgcgtggggggcagcctggagccaggcagggtgtgtgtgtgcgtggggggcagtctggagccaggcaggggctgggtgtgcgtggggggcagcctggagccaggcaggggctgggtgtgcgtggggggcagcctggagccaggcagggtgtgtgtgtgcgtggggggcagcctggagccaggcagggtgtgtgtgcgtggggggcagcctggagccaggcaggggctgggtgtgcgtggggggcagcctggagccaggcaggggctgggtgtgcgtggggggcagcctggagccagtcagggtgtgtgtgtgcgtggggggcagcctggagccaggcagggtgtgtgtgcgcgtggggggcagcctggagccaggcagggtgtgtgtgtgcgtggggggcagcctggagccaggcagggtgtgtgtgtgcgtggggggcagcctggagccaggcagggtgtgtgtgtgcgtggggggcagcctggagccaggcagggtgtgtgtgcgtggggggcagCCCCGAGCCAAGCTGGAGACTCCATAAGAGCCTGGAGCCCCAAGGCTGATTTCGGGGTGTTCCCTGCAGGAGAGGACgctggggctgctctggatgcACAAGGGGCTTCAGCTGCAAACAGGCCCAGCGGTTCCCTCTGGCTCCCAGGCTGTGCTGGATTATGTGGCTCCATGGAGGCTCCCCACGCTCCCCAGCTGTGTCAGCCCAGCGGGACTGGACTCTGGGCTCAGCTGGGTCTCTGGGCCCCCTGGACTGCCCCACCGAGGGGCTACTCTTGTGGCTGTGACCCCTGGGGCTGCAGAGTGCCCACCCCGCTCTctctggcctgctgggagggggcatCAAGCCAGCACCTCTCTGGCTTCAGATGGCTAAGCTGTGCCCGCCaggccccggccagccccacaccgGCAGCGCCTGGGAGCCCCGTTCGCCCTCCCAAGGAAGGGAGGGGATTCTACATGAGGAATGCTGGGCCTGCTGCCCCTGGAGGGCTCTGTGGGTGACTGGAGAGCTGGCAGGGGTACCGTAACTAGCAGCATGGCCGGGGAGACAGAGACcagggctctgttcccagcctggCCTCTGACCCAGGGAGGCAAGTCTGTCCCCTGCTCTCCTGCCTATTTAGATCTCAGCCCCTGGAGCAGGGAATTGCCTTGTGGCCCCTGGAATAATGGGCCCCTGCTCTCAAccagaggatggggggggaggaggaagagcaagaggaggaggagggaggggatggggtttTCCTGAGCCTGGTGTAGATATTCTGGGTTTGGCTGCCACCTCATTTtacacccacacacacagggtCCTGATttccgccagcagggggcagcgctgtgcgctcctccccccccatgcacagGGCCCTGAttcccgccagcagggggcaatgctgctcccccccccatgcacagGGCCCTGATTCCTGCCACCAAGGGGCAGCGCtgtcattctcccccccccccatgcacaggGCCCTGATTcctgccaccagggggcagcgctgtcattctccccccccccccatgcacaggGCCCTGATTcctgccaccagggggcagcaCTGTTTGCTGCCAGCCGGGGCTGAGTTCAAACCGCTGGCCTGGCGGGGCTCCTCCCCGCTCCCAACTCGTCCTCCGTCTCCACAGAGCAGCTCCCCTTTTCCAAAAGCTTCCAGTGCAGACAGTCCACCAGTGCTGGATGGGCtgtggtttgttattgtagggtcgctcGGGGGTGCTGCAGACGAGGGGTCCGGTTTGTTATGGTAGGGTCGCTCGCGggtgctgcagacggggggtccGGTTTGTTATGGTAGGGTCGCTCGCGggtgctgcagacggggggtccGGTTTGTTATGGTAGGGTCGCTCGCGAGTGCTGCAGACGGGGGTCCGATTTGTTATGGTAGGGTCGCTCGCGggtgctgcagacggggggtccGGTTTGTTATGGTAGGGTCGCTCGCGggtgctgcagacgggggggtcCGGTTTGTTATGGTAGGGTCGCTCAGGGGTGCTGGGGTTGGGCAGCCCAGCTGTTATCCTGCAGGAGATGCTGCGAGCGGGACTCCGCCCCTTTGTCTCTGCGTGGGGGGCCGTGGCTGGAAGGAGCTGGACGTGCCCGTGTTATGACCGATGCCCAttgcacccgggggggggggggttgggctgcaccgcccccgcccccggatcccccccggccctgctcggCCGCTGTCTGCGGGAGGCTGCACTGCAGTTGCCAAGCCGCGGGTATAACTCGGGCAGCGGCTCCGTGTAGCCAGGCGGGGGCCGCTTCCGCTGACACCTGCCGGGCCTGTGACGCCAGCCGGGTGCTGATGCAGCAAACGCGGCGCTGGTGACCCGCTTGCAGCCCGGCTGggggagaacccccccccccccggggagtcTGGCTCAGACGCCCCTGCTGGAGCTGGGCGCGGGGATGTCTCCTCCCCCAGGAGTTTATGGCTGGGACCGGCCCGCTGGCCTCCTGCGGCGGAAGGGCGCCCTCCATTGGGAGCGGGGCGGGATGCATCTGGGCCCGAGCTGGGGCAGTACACCCCCCTTGCACTGCCCCTGTCTGCaacccacaggccctgccccgtaGCCCCACACCCGCCGCTGGCTCACAGCAGAGCCACCAAGGaaggggctggcggggaggggcctGCCTGCCTCCAAGCTGATGctccccaggccaggaggagctgggggagccagcaggggtgtGGCTGACAGAGCCTGGGCCTTTTAAGGGCCTGGGAAGCCGACCTGATTGCCCAGCACAGCTGCCTAAaaaagggtcagtcctgggaaaATCTGGTTGGGTGGCAACTCTACAGCCAGCCTGTATCAGCCCCCAGCaccagaggaaggggcaagacccGCCTCCCCCCAGTGGACAATCATAGAACAACCTGCCCATGGGGGCATCTCTATAGGATTTACCCGGCTCGGATGGAGACCCTCGGCCTCCCCCGTCGCCAGGAAAGAAAACGCCCCTCGGCTCCAAAGCCAGAtgcagctgctgcctgtgcccATCTCTCTGCGAGGGGCCTGGGAACGGGGTCTGCCGGCCAGGCCGTGGGATGCCGGGGAGCGGCGGGAAGAGACGGACGAGCTGCGAGCGAAGCCTGAGCTCTGGTGGCTCCTCGGCTGACGCTCGCCGGCAGGGAGAGCGAGCAGAGAGCGCGCGAGAGACGAGGGACCAAATGGGTCGAACTCCGGGGGCTGTTAAcccgctgtgacgtagtgggggtacctggctggtttctatgctgctggctctggggtaaccccccctggctgccgtgggtaccacgacccagcaaaacaggatgagtcactatgcaaagggacctctcaaccggtatggccagacaccccccatggagaggaacaaaggaaggtggatgctgccctggctggggggcagggctgaaagggtgttggttagttgctgtctgggagcatggaggagacagcctagggaaaggggctggagtttaggggcccagtctcccccatctcaagggggcctgaggcatcctagcccagctctgtgaccagactacatctgtgctgtgctgtatcctggagaggcaataaacttcctctattccaccggctggtgcagtctgtttgtgccatttcggggtgcaggagacgggggacccccaacacgccgtcacacccGCTGCCTGAGCTTTTCCCTCCAAGGGAGGCTGCTGCATTTGGAGCCCAGGAGCAGAGCACGATGGAGGAGCAATGGAGCCCGACTCCAGCCAAAGCTGCCTTGCCTGGGACATGGTGGGGTCTCTCTCTTGGGCCCTGGCTTGGCCGGTTGCCCAGCTGGCGCCAGCAGCAGTTAAAGACCGTGTGACATGTTCAGGGTGGGAAcatagcccctccctccccccaatatttCCACTGCAGGAGGCCTTGCTCCGCTCTGACCCTGAATCCAGCTGCGCCTTGTCCAGTGTGTGACCAATGCAGGCAGTGGAGACATGGCAAATTCCTGGCAGCCGGGGGCGCTCGCCTCCAAGGACATGGCGGAGTCGCTTGCTCCAGGCCACATGGCTCTCCCGGAACGTTGGGCTGGAGCTCAAGCCAGAAGAATTTTCTCCCCAGTTTATCCTGGGGCTAAGGAGATTTAGAGCCCTGAAATCTAcacatgggaggggggagctccATTCAGTCCATTCTCCTGGGCCGGCTGCTGGAGTAGGGTGCTACTCCACatagggagaggggagcagattGGGGCCCAAGGGGTCAGATTCCCAGCACGCTGCGTGTCCCAGAGTGTCCGAATCCTGCAGCGCTCGCTGCGACCCCCCAGGACTGGCCTGTCCAAGGCTTCCAGGGCCCAGGCTGTAGAATCCCCCGCGCCCCTGAGACCAGCAGGAGCAGCTGGAGGCTGAGAATCT
This genomic interval from Pelodiscus sinensis isolate JC-2024 chromosome 29, ASM4963464v1, whole genome shotgun sequence contains the following:
- the LOC102445504 gene encoding transcription factor CP2-like protein 1, with amino-acid sequence MAGHGCAFLRGFLPRPTRALLPPNAAPLLPPLRGVSTCTEPAGPRPTLQRVPPAPPLPASPGHKGRCQEQAPSLWTAAAPERPALRPGPLSIQPRARTMLFWHSQPEHYWPGPGEMYPCSGGSLLRESLGPPFLKQEEQNISTSGELPGPAFQAVLCTPTSPATKQHEETLTYLNQGQSYEIRMLCSPKLGDVAEGRKLLKSVARVVFHDRRLQYTEHQQLEGWRWNRPGDRILDIDVPLSVGVLEPRIHPTLLNTVEFLWDPSKRTSIFVQVHCISTEFTLRKNGGEKGVPFRIQIDTYKAGEPAEHLHSASCLVKVFKPKGADRKQKTDREKIEKQSPQEREKYQPSYDSTVLTECAPWPEASSNPHSPPATPGLPSPHAFKLLTPERACASPSCASDSLAESTAEVLSPCASILETQQWLHRNRFSSYSRMLANFTGADLLRLSRSDLIQICGAADGIRLSNALKARCVRPRLTLYVSREPQATGRESPEDSHPATYQEVYLEELTAAELTNKLAELLSLPANQIQQLSKQGPTGIQIIISDLMVRNLPDESCFIAAVTKGQTPEGYHLILR